A stretch of Kaistella flava (ex Peng et al. 2021) DNA encodes these proteins:
- a CDS encoding TolC family protein, whose product MTNWRKMAFVALFAVSITGLKAQQTVTLKQAIEYALQNKAEALKSKLDVRNADYQIMEAKSNALPQISGVANLTYNPLLQKSALDVGAFSGGPSNIQLISFGQKWNAGAGLQLSQAVFNQKVFIGLKAAKSTKEFYQLNAQLTEEQIIERVSNAYFEVFTIQQKRETLESSYTSTEKARNVIKSLFDNGLAKKIDLDRTNVNLTNISTIMTQQQNGINQAENALKFYMGMPIETSIQLVKADMEITPHLLDDVVATDNRAEIQVLSKQKELLQFNKKAVEADYYPTVNLNANYSYQALGDKFPLTHGQKSGVFWSDYSAITLGVNIPIFNGFATKSRVAMAQIELDKVEIDIKDTKLGLDLSYQNAKSQIENSLLALDSQKANVGLAESVLSNTKSNYQYGLATLTDLLEAENALVEAKNNYTNAILDYKIAEIQYYKSKGELKTYIK is encoded by the coding sequence ATGACCAATTGGAGAAAAATGGCTTTCGTTGCCCTCTTTGCAGTTTCGATCACCGGATTGAAAGCGCAACAGACGGTTACTTTAAAACAAGCCATAGAGTACGCGCTTCAAAATAAAGCAGAAGCGCTAAAATCAAAACTGGATGTTCGGAATGCCGATTACCAAATAATGGAAGCGAAATCTAATGCGTTGCCTCAAATTTCGGGGGTTGCCAATCTTACCTATAATCCGCTTTTACAAAAATCTGCCTTAGACGTGGGTGCCTTTAGTGGTGGACCAAGTAATATTCAGTTGATTTCTTTCGGACAGAAATGGAATGCCGGAGCGGGTTTACAATTGTCTCAGGCCGTCTTTAATCAGAAAGTATTTATCGGATTGAAAGCGGCAAAATCAACCAAAGAATTTTACCAGCTTAATGCCCAGTTGACGGAGGAGCAAATTATAGAAAGAGTTTCAAATGCTTACTTTGAAGTGTTTACCATTCAGCAGAAAAGAGAAACTTTAGAAAGCAGCTATACAAGTACTGAAAAAGCGAGAAATGTAATTAAAAGTTTATTTGATAATGGTTTGGCTAAAAAAATAGATTTAGATCGGACAAATGTAAATCTTACCAACATCAGCACCATTATGACGCAACAGCAAAATGGCATCAACCAGGCAGAAAATGCGTTGAAGTTTTACATGGGAATGCCTATTGAAACGAGTATACAACTGGTGAAAGCTGATATGGAAATCACTCCTCATTTATTGGATGACGTAGTAGCTACCGATAACAGAGCTGAAATCCAGGTGCTTTCCAAACAAAAAGAATTATTGCAATTCAATAAAAAAGCAGTTGAAGCAGATTATTACCCGACCGTTAATTTAAATGCGAATTACAGTTATCAGGCATTAGGAGATAAATTCCCTTTAACACATGGTCAAAAAAGCGGCGTCTTTTGGTCAGATTATTCTGCCATTACTTTAGGAGTGAATATTCCAATTTTTAATGGTTTTGCGACGAAATCCAGAGTGGCAATGGCTCAAATAGAACTGGATAAAGTAGAGATTGATATTAAAGATACCAAACTCGGTTTAGATTTATCGTATCAAAATGCGAAATCCCAAATTGAAAATAGCCTTTTGGCGTTAGACAGTCAAAAAGCAAACGTAGGTCTTGCCGAATCGGTGCTCTCCAATACCAAAAGCAATTACCAATACGGTTTAGCAACCCTTACCGATTTACTGGAAGCTGAAAATGCTTTGGTCGAAGCTAAAAACAATTATACCAATGCCATTTTGGATTATAAAATTGCAGAAATACAATATTATAAATCAAAAGGAGAACTTAAAACGTATATAAAATAA
- a CDS encoding alginate export family protein, which yields MKKHILACCALSLFTFSAKAQVDSLKINVDFRTRAELDNGQKTLIPNHQKPETTVFSRAQLGVDYYWQDLELFMSLQDARVWGEVSSTNQRSGSFNVNEAWAKYSFTKNTALKIGRQILSYDDERLLGALDWQMQGRSFDAAKGIFRLSPQSKLEAVVTYNNDNNDSNDLPDREFYSILDSGERTKSMQILHYEYLWPQSSLSFIGMNNVVQSLSGTHFDLLTVGMNAKKYTGKFGFFGSAYWQTGKNTLAQSKNAYQFSANVDFIPTKNINIVLGTEWLSGTDYNTENSKNNSFSPLYGTNHKFNGFMDYFFVGNHFNSVGLKDFYLKSNFKFNPKAALGINLHGFATNAKLGFDNVKNKEYSSYLGTEADLVFTYKVAKVFTMQVGHSQMFATESMNYLKKVADPASMQSWSWVGLTFKSQFKVK from the coding sequence ATGAAAAAACATATTCTTGCCTGTTGTGCCCTCTCTCTGTTTACCTTCTCTGCAAAAGCTCAGGTAGACAGTCTAAAAATAAATGTCGATTTCCGTACGCGCGCCGAACTCGATAATGGCCAAAAAACATTAATTCCAAACCATCAGAAACCGGAAACCACGGTGTTCTCAAGAGCCCAACTGGGAGTAGATTACTACTGGCAGGATCTGGAACTTTTTATGTCTTTGCAGGACGCCAGAGTTTGGGGCGAAGTTTCTTCTACCAACCAACGCAGCGGAAGTTTCAATGTAAACGAGGCTTGGGCAAAATATAGTTTCACTAAAAATACAGCGCTGAAGATTGGGCGACAGATTCTTTCTTATGATGACGAGCGGCTTCTTGGTGCTTTAGACTGGCAGATGCAGGGACGTAGTTTTGACGCGGCTAAAGGCATTTTTCGTCTAAGTCCGCAGTCGAAACTGGAAGCAGTAGTTACGTACAATAACGATAACAACGATAGTAATGACTTACCGGATCGCGAGTTTTACAGTATTCTAGACAGCGGAGAAAGAACAAAATCGATGCAGATTCTTCATTATGAATATCTCTGGCCTCAATCAAGTCTTTCCTTTATCGGAATGAATAATGTCGTTCAAAGTCTTTCCGGAACGCACTTCGATCTATTAACCGTCGGTATGAATGCGAAAAAATATACCGGAAAATTTGGCTTTTTTGGATCCGCCTATTGGCAAACCGGTAAAAATACTTTAGCACAAAGTAAAAATGCGTATCAGTTTTCTGCGAACGTCGATTTTATTCCAACTAAAAATATCAATATCGTATTGGGAACCGAATGGTTGTCGGGTACAGATTATAATACTGAAAATTCTAAGAATAATTCGTTCAGTCCTTTATATGGTACCAATCACAAATTCAATGGTTTTATGGATTATTTCTTTGTCGGAAATCATTTCAACAGTGTAGGTTTGAAAGACTTTTACCTGAAATCTAATTTCAAATTTAATCCGAAAGCAGCTCTTGGCATTAATCTTCATGGTTTTGCCACTAATGCAAAATTAGGTTTTGATAATGTTAAAAATAAAGAATACTCTTCCTATTTAGGGACAGAAGCCGATTTGGTCTTTACGTATAAAGTAGCAAAAGTTTTCACCATGCAGGTTGGACATTCGCAGATGTTCGCGACCGAAAGTATGAACTATCTTAAAAAGGTAGCAGATCCCGCCTCGATGCAAAGCTGGTCTTGGGTAGGTCTTACTTTTAAGTCTCAGTTTAAAGTAAAATAA
- a CDS encoding glycerophosphodiester phosphodiesterase family protein → MMQAQTQIIAHRGFWKTDPPTIENSLKSLENAQNLNIYGAEFDVRMSKDGVLIVYHDEHYSDLEISETNFEDLEKLKLKSGENLPTLKDYLKKGKKNPSLKLMIELKPINSKTKENELVQKAIQLVKELQVESQTEFISFSLNICERIKKEEPAFKVHYLNGDLSPLEIKEKGLDGLDYHYSIFMTNPTWISQAKTLGLITNSWTVNDVEIFKLLKKQGIDFVTTDIPHLLLKIS, encoded by the coding sequence ATGATGCAAGCACAAACTCAAATTATCGCGCATCGCGGGTTTTGGAAAACAGATCCTCCAACCATAGAAAATTCCCTTAAAAGTTTAGAAAACGCTCAGAATTTAAATATTTATGGTGCAGAGTTCGATGTTCGAATGTCAAAAGACGGCGTGCTGATTGTCTATCATGATGAACATTATAGCGATCTGGAAATTTCGGAAACCAATTTTGAAGATTTAGAAAAACTGAAATTAAAAAGCGGCGAGAATCTTCCAACTTTAAAGGATTACTTAAAAAAAGGGAAAAAGAATCCTTCATTAAAACTGATGATTGAACTGAAACCGATCAATTCGAAAACCAAGGAAAATGAGTTGGTTCAGAAAGCGATTCAATTGGTTAAAGAACTGCAAGTGGAATCCCAAACTGAATTTATTTCCTTCAGTTTAAATATTTGCGAGCGGATTAAAAAAGAAGAACCTGCTTTCAAAGTTCATTATCTGAACGGAGATCTTTCTCCTTTAGAAATAAAAGAAAAAGGACTTGACGGTTTAGATTATCATTATTCTATTTTTATGACAAATCCTACCTGGATTTCGCAAGCCAAAACTTTAGGATTAATTACCAATTCATGGACAGTAAATGATGTTGAAATATTTAAACTGCTAAAAAAGCAAGGAATTGATTTCGTCACCACCGATATTCCGCATCTTCTATTAAAAATCAGCTGA
- a CDS encoding TetR/AcrR family transcriptional regulator, which yields MEEKTIFLSKAAELFIENGAKTVTMDEIAKEFGISKKTLYQKYKNKEELLEEVLKHKLDEVIDRLQYLDDNVENAVERMICRDEEIDKVSHSNNNILIRQLLKYYPAIFHKHMLNFSAKFAEVLVHNIEKGRQQGLYREDFNPEIYAKIFFQLVMSYDSSPFFDTEVIEREYFMQEALMLYINAITNEKGKEVLKNLQQK from the coding sequence ATGGAGGAAAAAACAATTTTTTTAAGCAAAGCAGCAGAACTTTTCATCGAAAACGGTGCGAAAACCGTAACGATGGATGAGATTGCAAAAGAGTTTGGAATTTCGAAGAAAACCCTTTATCAGAAATATAAAAATAAAGAGGAATTACTGGAAGAAGTTCTGAAGCATAAACTGGACGAAGTGATTGACCGGCTTCAGTACCTGGATGATAATGTTGAAAACGCCGTTGAAAGAATGATTTGTAGAGACGAAGAAATCGATAAGGTTTCTCACTCTAATAATAATATCCTGATTCGTCAACTCCTAAAATACTATCCCGCGATTTTCCATAAGCATATGTTGAATTTCTCTGCAAAATTCGCAGAAGTATTGGTTCATAATATCGAAAAAGGAAGACAGCAAGGTCTTTACCGCGAAGATTTCAATCCGGAAATTTATGCGAAGATTTTTTTCCAACTCGTGATGTCTTATGACAGTTCCCCGTTTTTTGATACAGAAGTGATCGAACGGGAATATTTTATGCAGGAAGCATTGATGCTTTATATCAATGCCATCACGAACGAAAAGGGAAAAGAAGTACTTAAAAATCTTCAACAAAAATAG
- a CDS encoding leucyl aminopeptidase family protein: MIDNYLNAELISNSQNDNKNGNQLELLINSTDEVLSQNSKSVGESIKEAFEKKKNKVIITNGDIQKFLVTLPKTDLESLRLAGASVFQALKNENSKEVNINDVKDLTELQRIAFIEGLLLSSYSFSKYKKEKSERQIKISCSPNFIDEKSLTELKKLAEAVSLTKTMVNEPPQFMDALKFAEYAVEAGKKFGFKTEILGKSEIEELRMGGILAVNRGSSVPPTFNVFHYKPENAINEKPLVLVGKGVTFDTGGYSIKVGGNMTSMKSDMAGGAAVLGIISAAAANKLPYHIIGLVSATDNKISSDALVVDDIITMMDGTTVEVQNTDAEGRLVLADALTYAKRFNPELVVDMATLTGASVAITGSFGIAMAGNAQSAMDLLKVSGEETYERLIQLPFWTEFEDLLKSDIADLKNIGGPIGGATTAGKFLEHFTDYPWIHLDIAGASFVNDAKGYRQSGGTGVAVRLLYQFIKTKCQ, encoded by the coding sequence ATGATAGATAATTATTTAAACGCAGAGTTAATATCAAACTCTCAAAACGATAATAAGAATGGTAATCAATTAGAATTGCTCATCAATTCCACTGATGAGGTATTGAGCCAAAATTCAAAATCGGTTGGTGAATCAATTAAAGAGGCTTTTGAAAAAAAGAAAAACAAAGTAATCATCACCAATGGAGATATTCAAAAATTCTTAGTTACGCTTCCAAAAACAGATCTTGAAAGTTTAAGACTGGCGGGTGCTTCAGTTTTTCAGGCGTTGAAAAATGAGAATAGCAAAGAGGTTAATATTAATGACGTAAAGGATTTGACTGAACTTCAGAGAATCGCTTTTATTGAAGGTTTGCTTTTGAGCAGTTACAGTTTTTCTAAATATAAAAAAGAGAAATCAGAACGTCAGATTAAAATTTCCTGTTCTCCAAACTTCATCGATGAAAAGTCTTTGACTGAATTAAAAAAACTTGCAGAAGCAGTATCACTAACCAAAACCATGGTTAATGAACCCCCTCAATTTATGGATGCGCTGAAATTCGCAGAATACGCCGTAGAAGCAGGAAAAAAATTCGGTTTTAAAACTGAAATATTAGGAAAATCGGAAATCGAAGAATTAAGAATGGGCGGAATTCTTGCTGTAAATAGAGGATCTTCTGTACCTCCAACTTTTAACGTTTTTCATTATAAACCAGAAAATGCGATTAATGAGAAACCTTTAGTTTTGGTTGGAAAAGGAGTTACTTTTGATACCGGTGGTTATTCAATAAAAGTAGGAGGGAATATGACTTCTATGAAATCGGATATGGCAGGAGGAGCCGCAGTTTTAGGAATTATTTCCGCAGCCGCAGCCAATAAATTACCGTATCATATTATCGGTTTGGTTTCTGCCACGGACAATAAAATCTCGTCTGACGCTTTGGTGGTCGATGATATCATTACCATGATGGATGGTACCACGGTCGAAGTTCAAAATACCGATGCCGAAGGTCGATTAGTTTTGGCTGATGCGCTGACTTATGCAAAACGTTTTAACCCTGAATTAGTGGTTGATATGGCAACATTGACAGGTGCTTCTGTAGCAATCACAGGATCATTCGGAATTGCAATGGCAGGAAATGCGCAAAGTGCGATGGATTTATTAAAAGTGTCTGGAGAAGAGACTTATGAAAGATTGATCCAATTACCATTCTGGACAGAATTCGAAGATTTACTAAAATCTGATATTGCAGATTTAAAAAATATCGGTGGACCAATTGGTGGTGCAACAACTGCCGGAAAATTCCTGGAACATTTCACAGATTACCCATGGATCCATTTGGATATCGCCGGAGCCTCATTTGTAAATGACGCAAAAGGATACCGACAAAGTGGTGGAACTGGTGTTGCTGTAAGATTATTATATCAGTTTATTAAAACTAAATGTCAGTAA
- a CDS encoding 3-ketoacyl-ACP reductase — protein MNLKGKNAIVTGGGRGLGKAVALILAKEGVNVGITGRNEENLKTTVEELKGLGVQAFSAAFSMDEETSVQKGIADLAKDLGGVDILINNAGIGDFGSIEEMPSETWEQVIKTNLFGVYYAAKAVYPFLKEKGAGDIVNVASTAGLKGGPNMSAYAASKAAVVSLSQSMMAEWRKQNIRVITLTPSTIASDMSIQGGLTDGNPETVLQPEDFAEWVRDILKMNRRALIANGSIFSTNP, from the coding sequence ATGAATTTAAAAGGAAAAAACGCCATCGTTACTGGTGGAGGTAGAGGTCTTGGAAAAGCTGTCGCTTTAATTTTAGCCAAAGAAGGAGTCAATGTCGGTATTACCGGAAGAAATGAAGAAAATCTAAAAACGACCGTTGAAGAATTGAAAGGTTTAGGAGTTCAGGCTTTTTCTGCAGCTTTCAGTATGGATGAAGAAACTTCAGTACAAAAAGGAATAGCAGATTTAGCAAAGGATTTAGGTGGAGTAGATATTCTCATCAATAATGCTGGAATCGGTGACTTTGGAAGTATTGAAGAAATGCCGTCTGAAACTTGGGAACAAGTAATCAAGACGAATCTTTTCGGAGTGTATTATGCAGCAAAAGCAGTCTATCCATTTTTGAAAGAAAAAGGAGCAGGAGATATCGTAAACGTTGCTTCAACAGCAGGTTTGAAAGGTGGACCGAATATGTCGGCTTATGCGGCTTCGAAAGCGGCAGTTGTTTCGTTATCACAATCGATGATGGCAGAATGGAGAAAACAAAATATCCGCGTCATTACTTTAACGCCAAGTACAATTGCTTCTGACATGTCGATTCAAGGAGGTTTAACAGACGGAAATCCAGAAACAGTACTTCAACCGGAGGATTTCGCAGAATGGGTAAGAGATATTTTGAAAATGAACAGAAGAGCGTTAATTGCTAATGGTTCTATTTTTTCAACGAATCCGTAA
- a CDS encoding MliC family protein, translated as MNKTILTLAMTSALFLTSCNDTAKKESTDVTTTTESVDQTNSDQIIKTTSTDKNGKTLDLAVDPIKGLATVNFNGETIELVQEKSASGIWFKNDTYELRGKGNDLELTKDGKVVFEHTDDKVNLEAKNDKGDVLTMDFNNSDGTVKAYLNGGDQIDLEEEKAASGIWYKNDHYELRGKADQYELTKDGKTVFKN; from the coding sequence TCTTAACACTTGCAATGACCTCGGCCTTATTTCTAACTTCTTGCAATGATACTGCAAAGAAGGAAAGTACGGATGTTACAACCACTACAGAATCCGTTGATCAGACCAATTCAGATCAAATTATAAAAACAACTTCAACAGACAAAAACGGTAAAACACTCGACTTGGCGGTTGATCCTATTAAAGGTCTTGCAACCGTTAATTTTAATGGCGAAACAATTGAGTTAGTGCAGGAGAAATCGGCGTCAGGAATATGGTTTAAAAATGATACGTACGAATTAAGAGGAAAAGGCAACGATCTTGAATTGACAAAAGACGGTAAAGTAGTTTTTGAACATACCGATGATAAAGTTAATCTGGAAGCGAAAAATGATAAAGGCGATGTTTTGACGATGGATTTTAATAATTCAGACGGAACTGTAAAAGCATATTTAAACGGCGGTGATCAAATTGATCTTGAAGAAGAAAAAGCAGCCTCAGGAATCTGGTACAAAAATGACCACTACGAATTACGTGGTAAAGCTGATCAGTACGAATTGACCAAGGACGGAAAAACGGTATTTAAAAACTAA
- a CDS encoding efflux RND transporter periplasmic adaptor subunit yields the protein MKKTIIYIIVAVVLIGLGAYKIASNKANQKKEVAEVARQVDKINVNVVTASRENINTDYAANGTFIPKQETNQSSEISGRIVNVLVREGSKVGAGQVLATIKRDAIEVDVSQAQNNLQNAIIDNQRYENAYKTGGVTKQQLDNSRLQLKNMQSAVRAQGVRVNDTSVRAGISGIINKKMVEPGMVVAPGTALFEIVNINSLKLSVLVDESQIGRIKMGQVVPITVNVLPGESFAGKITFIAPKSDASLNFPVEIEVANNGSLKAGMYGTALFKTNYGAENQNMLTVPAEAFVNGVSSGQLFIVQNGTAKMISVETGKVYGNKVQIISGLNGGEQVITSGQINLENGSKINIVK from the coding sequence ATGAAAAAAACTATAATATATATTATCGTCGCAGTCGTACTCATCGGTTTAGGAGCGTACAAAATTGCCAGTAATAAAGCAAATCAAAAGAAAGAAGTTGCCGAAGTAGCAAGACAGGTTGATAAGATCAATGTGAATGTCGTGACGGCAAGTAGAGAAAATATCAATACCGATTATGCTGCAAACGGAACTTTTATCCCGAAACAGGAAACCAATCAGTCTTCTGAAATCTCCGGACGTATCGTGAATGTATTGGTGAGAGAAGGTTCCAAAGTAGGAGCAGGTCAGGTTTTAGCAACCATCAAAAGAGATGCAATTGAAGTTGATGTAAGCCAGGCACAAAACAATTTGCAAAATGCTATTATCGATAATCAACGGTATGAGAATGCTTATAAAACGGGAGGAGTTACCAAACAACAGTTAGATAATTCCAGATTACAATTGAAGAATATGCAGTCTGCAGTTCGTGCACAAGGTGTTAGAGTCAATGATACTAGTGTAAGAGCCGGAATCAGCGGAATCATTAATAAAAAAATGGTAGAACCGGGAATGGTCGTAGCACCAGGAACTGCTTTATTTGAAATCGTCAATATCAACAGTTTAAAATTATCTGTTTTGGTGGACGAAAGCCAGATCGGAAGAATTAAAATGGGGCAGGTTGTTCCAATTACGGTTAACGTTTTACCTGGCGAATCTTTCGCTGGAAAAATTACATTCATCGCGCCGAAAAGTGATGCGTCTCTAAACTTCCCGGTAGAAATTGAAGTTGCAAACAACGGAAGTTTAAAAGCTGGAATGTACGGGACTGCTTTATTTAAGACCAATTACGGTGCTGAAAATCAAAATATGTTAACGGTTCCCGCAGAAGCTTTTGTCAATGGCGTGAGTTCAGGACAGTTATTCATCGTTCAAAATGGAACGGCGAAAATGATCAGCGTGGAAACAGGAAAAGTGTACGGTAATAAAGTACAGATCATTAGTGGATTAAATGGAGGAGAGCAGGTTATCACCAGCGGACAGATCAACCTGGAGAACGGATCAAAAATAAATATCGTAAAGTAG